Proteins from a genomic interval of Trifolium pratense cultivar HEN17-A07 linkage group LG6, ARS_RC_1.1, whole genome shotgun sequence:
- the LOC123888941 gene encoding arginine--tRNA ligase, cytoplasmic-like produces the protein MFIELDCPASVRKQLAKLFSQALKATVPTQPEVVVPLIDACIAKNGVKHADYQCNNAMSLFAKIKGKQEEFKSPRSLGEGIMKNLPPSEMIESCSVAGPGFVNVVLSKKWIGQSVQKMLTDGIDSWAPRLPIKRVMVDFSSPNIAKEMHVGHLRSTIIGDTLARMLEFCQPECMIRRNHIGDWGTQFGMLIQYLFEKYPNPDDVNESDIGDLQAFYKASKLKFDSDPTFKLNAQQSVVKLQGGDPKYLKAWKQICDISRTEFNKVYQRLGIRLEEMPESFFNPYIPPTLEKLEKLGLIEDSEGARVIFVEGVDIPLIAVKRDGGYNYFSTDLASLWYRLNVEKLDWNIYVTDVGQWQHFDMLFKAFRRAGWLPKDENEYPICTHVGFGLVLSDDGKRFRSRSSETVRLVDLLDEAKKRAKDALLERENAKDWSEEEIEKTSEAIGYGAVKYADLKINRTTNYTFNFDQMLNDKGNTAVYLLYAHARICSIIRKSGKDIEELKKTGTVVLEHEDERTLGLHLLQFTEVFVESCSNLLPNVLCEYLYNLSEIFTKKFYSSCQVVGSPEETSRLLLCEATLVVMRHCFYLLGIEPVYKL, from the exons ATGTTCATC GAACTAGATTGTCCTGCAAGTGTGAGAAAACAACTGGCTAAGTTGTTTTCTCAAGCTCTGAAAGCAACTGTTCCTACTCAACCTGAAGTAGTAGTTCCTTTGATTGATGCATGCATTGCAAAAAATGGTGTCAAACATGCTGATTATCAATG TAATAATGCAATGAGTCTTTTTGCTAAGATTAAAGGGAAGCAAGAGGAGTTCAAAAGTCCACGTTCACTTGGAGAG GGCATTATGAAAAATCTTCCTCCATCAGAAATGATAGAATCGTGCTCTGTTGCTGGTCCTGGATTTGTGAATGTTGTCTTATCAAAGAAGTGGATAGGACAG AGCGTACAAAAGATGCTTACCGATGGTATTGATTCCTGGGCACCTCGCCTTCCAATCAAGAGGGTTATGGTTGACTTTTCCTCACCCAATATAGCAAAAGAAATGCATGTTGGTCATCTGAGGTCAACCATTATTGGGGACACGTTGGCACGAATGCTTGAATTTTGCCAGCCTGAATGTATGATCCGCCGAAATCATATCGGTGACTGGGGCACTCAG TTCGGAATGCTCATTCAGTACCTCTTTGAGAAATATCCGAACCCAGACGATGTTAATGAATCTGATATTGGAGATCTACAG GCATTCTATAAGGCCTCAAAATTGAAGTTTGATAGTGATCCTACTTTTAAGTTAAATGCACAGCAGTCAGTGGTCAAGCTCCAG GGAGGGGATCCAAAGTATCTCAAGGCATGGAAGCAAATTTGCGATATTAGCAGGACTGAATTTAACAAGGTCTATCAACGCCTTGGAATTCGTTTGGAGGAAATG CCAGAAAGCTTCTTTAATCCATATATCCCACCAACTTTGGAGAAACTGGAGAAATTAGGGCTGATTGAAGACAGTGAGGGTGCTCGTGTGATATTTGTTGAGGGTGTGGACATACCACTAATTGCCGTGAAAAGAGATGGTGGCTACAATTACTTTTCAACCGATCTAGCATCACTTTG GTATCGTCTAAATGTCGAAAAGCTGGACTGGAATATATATGTTACAGATGTTGGGCAGTGGCAACATTTTGACATGCTTTTTAAG GCCTTCAGGCGTGCAGGGTGGCTTCCAAAAGACGAAAATGAATATCCAATATGCACTCATGTAGGTTTTGGTCTCGTTCTTAGTGATGATGGAAAGCGATTTAGGAGTCGCAGCAGCGAGACTGTTCGATTGGTTGATTTACTTGATGAGGCAAAAAAGCGGGCTAAAGATGCCCTTCTTGAACGTG AAAATGCTAAAGATTGGTCAGAGGAAGAGATTGAGAAAACATCAGAGGCCATTGGATATGGGGCGGTTAA ATATGCTGACTTGAAGATCAATCGAACAACAAATTACACTTTCAACTTTGATCAGATGCTTAATGACAAG GGAAATACCGCAGTTTATTTGCTGTATGCACATGCTAGGATCTGTTCCATTATCAGGAAATCTGGTAAAGACATAGAAGAACTAAAAAAG ACTGGAACTGTGGTGTTGGAACATGAAGACGAGCGTACATTGGGTCTTCATTTACTGCAATTTACGGAG GTTTTTGTGGAGTCATGCTCGAATTTGTTACCAAATGTATTGTGTGAATACCTATACAATTTGTCCGAAATCTTCACAAAGAAATTTTATTCTAGTTGTCAG GTTGTTGGGTCGCCCGAGGAAACTAGCAGACTGTTGTTATGTGAAGCAACACTTGTTGTGATGAGACATTGCTTCTATCTCCTTGGAATTGAACCAGTTTACAAGTTATGA
- the LOC123890201 gene encoding succinate dehydrogenase [ubiquinone] iron-sulfur subunit 2, mitochondrial has protein sequence MASTILKRAITNISSTSSTSRLILLRAHASEAQAQQVTPKATSTTTLKKFQIYRWNPDTPSKPELKEYEINLKECGPMVLDALIKIKNDIDPSLTFRRSCREGICGSCAMNIDGCNGLACLTKIPSENSNTTITPLPHMFVVKDLVVDMTNFYNQYKSIEPWLKRKNPPEEKGKEILQSKKDRAKLDGMYECILCACCSTSCPSYWWNPESYLGPAALLHANRWISDSRDEFTKERLEAINDEFKLYRCHTILNCARACPKGLNPGKQIAHIKSSQPKA, from the exons ATGGCTTCAACAATTCTCAAGCGAGCTATCACCAACATCTCATCAACTTCCTCAACCTCCCGCCTCATTCTCCTCCGAGCCCACGCCTCCGAAGCCCAAGCCCAACAAGTAACCCCGAAAGCCACTTCAACAACCACCCTCAAAAAATTCCAAATCTACCGATGGAATCCCGATACTCCATCAAAGCCAGAACTCAAAGAATACGAAATCAACCTCAAAGAATGCGGTCCAATGGTTCTCGATGCCCTAATCAAGATAAAAAACGACATCGATCCGAGCCTAACATTCCGTCGATCATGCCGTGAAGGGATCTGTGGTTCATGTGCTATGAATATCGACGGTTGTAACGGACTCGCTTGTTTAACGAAGATTCCATCGGAAAATTCGAATACAACGATTACTCCGTTGCCTCATATGTTTGTGGTAAAAGATCTTGTTGTTGATATGACGAATTTTTATAATCAGTATAAGAGTATTGAACCGTGGTTGAAGAGGAAGAATCCACCGGAGGAAAAAGGGAAAGAGATTCTTCAGAGTAAGAAAGATAGGGCTAAACTTGATGGGATGTATGAGTGTATTTTGTGTGCTTGTTGTAGTACTTCTTGCCCTAGTTATTGGTGGAATCCTGAGTCTTATCTTGGACCTGCTGCTTTGCTTCATGCTAATAG GTGGATAAGTGACAGTCGTGACGAGTTCACTAAGGAGAGATTGGAAGCTATTAATGACGAATTCAAGCTCTATCGCTGCCACACCATATTGAACTGTGCTCGGGCCTGTCCAAAGGGGTTGAATCCTGGAAAACAAATCGCACACATCAAGTCTAGTCAGCCAAAAGCTTGA
- the LOC123890217 gene encoding vacuolar-processing enzyme-like, protein MNHKNKYCVELIALIWMSATIRMLQSLHPLDHVFGHGTIGKKWALLVSGSYGYENYRHQADVCHAYQILKRGGLKDENIIVFMYDDIANHPENPRPGVLINHPNGSDVYHGVPKDYIGNEGNASNFYAVLSGNKSAVKGGSGKVLESGPNDTIFIYYTDHGAPGIIGMQDGGTLNAKDLIDALKKKHAAKSYKKMVIYLEACESGSMFEGLLPNDINIYAITASNATEDSWGFYCDDTIPPSPPEYSTTCLGDVFSISWMEDSDKNDMTKETLKQQYENVRRRTLISRKRGERSHVMQYGDLKMSNDFLLTYIGAHPTNINEHDYVLYPTRVNHNFNSPTPTRLVSQRDTRLIYLKTKLEKASNSEDKLKAQKELEVEIAHRKEVDNNVHQISNILFGEKKGSTMMVHVRSSGQPLVDDWDCLKKFIKTYESHCGNLSIYGRKYSRAFANMCNAGISEKQMVTATSQICKENK, encoded by the exons atgaatcacAAGAACAAATATTGTGTTGAATTGATAGCATTAATATGGATGAGTGCAACTATAAGAATGTTACAAAGTTTGCATCCATTAGATCATGTTTTTGGACATGGTACAATAGGGAAGAAATGGGCATTACTAGTTTCTGGGTCTTATGGTTATGAAAATTATAGGCACCAAGCTGATGTTTGTCATGcatatcaaatattaaaaagagGTGGTCTTAAAGATGAAAATATCATAGTTTTCATGTATGATGACATTGCCAATCATCCAGAAAACCCTAGGCCAGGTGTTTTAATTAATCATCCAAATGGTTCAGATGTTTATCATGGAGTTCCAAAG GATTATATTGGAAATGAAGGAAATGCAAGCAACTTCTATGCAGTGCTTAGTGGTAATAAAAGTGCTGTAAAAGGAGGCAGTGGTAAGGTGTTAGAAAGTGGACCAAATGATACTATTTTCATTTACTACACAGATCATGGTGCTCCAGGCATAATTG GAATGCAAGATGGGGGCACTCTTAATGCCAAAGATTTAATAGATGCATTGAAGAAGAAACATGCTGCTAAATCCTACAAAAAGATG GTGATATACTTGGAAGCATGTGAATCTGGAAGCATGTTTGAAGGGCTTCTTCCAAATGATATAAACATTTATGCAATTACAGCTTCCAATGCAACAGAGGATAGTTGGGGATTTTACTGTGATGACACAATTCCTCCATCACCACCTGAGTATTCAACAACTTGTCTAGGAGATGTGTTTAGCATTTCATGGATGGAAGATAG TGATAAAAATGACATGACAAAAGAAACTTTGAAGCAACAATATGAAAAC GTACGTCGGAGAACATTGATTTCTCGCAAACGTGGCGAACGTTCTCATGTTATGCAATATGGTGATTTAAAGATGAGCAATGATTTTCTACTTACATACATTGGTGCACACCCTACTAATATTAATGAACATGATTATGTTCTCTACCCTACTAGGGTTAATCATAACTTCAATTCTCCTACTCCAACAAGACTTGTTAGCCAAAGAGATACTCGTTTAATTTATCTCAAGACcaag ttgGAAAAGGCTTCAAATTCAGAAGATAAGTTAAAAGCTCAAAAAGAGTTAGAAGTTGAAATTGCTCATAGGAAAGAAGTAGACAACAATGTCCATCAAATAAGCAATATTTTGTTTGGAGAAAAGAAAGGCTCTACCATGATGGTTCATGTTCGTTCATCTGGCCAACCTCTTGTTGATGATTGGGATTGTTTGAAAAAATTC ATAAAAACTTATGAGAGTCATTGTGGTAACTTATCAATTTATGGAAGAAAATACTCAAGAGCCTTTGCTAATATGTGTAATGCTGGTATTTCTGAGAAGCAAATGGTTACAGCTACATCACAAATTTGCAAGGAGAATAAATAA
- the LOC123891278 gene encoding zinc finger protein CONSTANS-LIKE 7, whose protein sequence is MCNKNSTTTLSTIKTRSVTMKKKKKQIHTNSSSVSPSSSSSSSSLKPNKRKNRTKRKKPKYLSLRLQLSQQQTQKSEKNQKPKKTNKKTQHQQKQQPQLNHHVFNDDLQTEQDMQEENNVALLFTSDGGATLNGLLEDESTTLTAVTTTEEEEESLSVMRCPEMEGLVKKAMRKRNDEEESEERWVSYSEVVEETKKEMMEEVNSCIGIETMSFLGSLSLKLDHDGILNAWSDKGSLYVVDAAADDAPQTVPDLFNASSILPNAMWDGYGCDVNGNTWKVPDGVGASNNNMKVKEEMGWKLGQREASLLRYKEKRQSRLFAKRIRYEVRKLNAEKRPRMKGRFVKRE, encoded by the exons ATGTGTAACAAAAATAGTACTACTACTCTTTCTACAATAAAAACAAGATCAGTTactatgaagaaaaaaaagaaacaaattcaTACAAATTCATCTTCTGTTtctccatcttcatcttcttcttcatcttctcttaaaccaaacaaaagaaaaaacagaacaaaaagaaaaaaaccaaaatatctTAGTCTCAGATTACAGCTTTCAcaacaacaaacacaaaaaagtgaaaaaaaccaaaaaccaaaaaaaaccaacaaaaaaacccAACACCAACAAAAGCAACAACCTCAATTGAATCATCATGTTTTCAATGATGATCTACAAACAGAGCAAGACATGCAAGAAGAAAACAACGTGGCTTTACTTTTCACATCTGACGGTGGAGCAACATTAAATGGACTACTAGAAGACGAATCAACGACATTAACGGCGGTGACAACAacggaggaagaggaagagtcTTTATCAGTGATGAGGTGTCCAGAGATGGAAGGGTTAGTGAAGAAAGCTATGAGGAAGAgaaatgatgaagaagagagTGAAGAAAGATGGGTTAGTTATTCAGAAGTTGTTGAAGAGACGAAGAAGGAAATGATGGAAGAAGTGAATAGTTGTATTGGGATTGAAACGATGTCGTTTTTGGGGTCTTTGTCTTTGAAATTGGATCATGATGGTATATTGAATGCTTGGTCTGATAAAGGTTCTCTTTATGTTGTTGATGCTGCTGCTGATGATGCCCCACAGACTGTTCCTGATTTGTTCAATGCTTCCTCCATCCTTCCCAAT GCAATGTGGGATGGTTATGGGTGTGATGTTAATGGGAACACATGGAAAGTTCCTGATGGGGTTGGAGCTAGCAATAACAATATGAAGGTGAAGGAAGAAATGGGTTGGAAGCTTGGTCAAAGAGAGGCAAGTTTGTTGAGATACAAAGAAAAGAGGCAAAGTAGACTCTTCGCTAAGAGGATCCGTTATGAAGTTCGCAAGTTGAATGCTGAAAAACGGCCTAGAATGAAG GGACGATTTGTGAAGAGGGAATGA
- the LOC123889869 gene encoding uncharacterized membrane protein At3g27390-like, with amino-acid sequence MEPPSGFCASLLSFIHFLPFFIGLLLLGTIKGLILFPLTCLIMTIGNSAIIIGLWPAHVIWTYYCVLRAKQFGPLLKLVICVCVLPVLLISWPMVGIVGSIVGGAAYGLLKPIFATIEAVEEGKDDKLYHCFADGTWSTIERSFMVVRDLKDVCFLSYFSVMDDLRQNGPPNKYYEIRLLYLPGAFLAAVIGMLVDVPVISFIALCKGPYMLFKGWHRLFHDLVGREGPFLETICVPFAGLAILLWPLAVAGAVLASILASYFLGAYAGVVAYQESSFKFGLRYVIAALALYDEYSNDILDMPEGTCFPRPQYRKNMDSSVRASGSVSVSRPNSIRRAPSRSSSIKNNIVELKSLELLDGLFKECWIVGEKMISEGLITGKDIEEAKSGKGSNVISIGLPAYCLLQGLLRSAKVNSMGILINDDTELTLSNRPREKFFEWFLNPLLIIKDQIKAENLSASEEDYLCKLVLLSGDAERLKISGVGPAPESEVKRAEIEALARRLQGLTKSMTRFPTFKRRFDDLVKTLYEDHAEKHGPPQPTMNRSKSAFGRLISLKSVRGARTYGSSQGSQHIVRDEENS; translated from the exons ATGGAACCCCCTTCTGGATTTTGTGCTTCACTGTTGAGCTTTATCCATTTTCTTCCTTTCTTCATTGGTCTTCTTCTTTTAGGAACCATCAAAG GCCTCATTCTCTTCCCATTGACATGCTTAATAATGACAATTGGGAACTCTGCTATCATAATTGGACTCTGGCCAGCACATGTCATTTGGACTTATTACTGTGTTCTGAG AGCTAAACAATTTGGACCTCTTCTGAAGCTTGTTATCTGCGTATGTGTACTCCCAGTGCTGTTGATTTCATGGCCAATGGTCGGTATCGTTGGAAGTATTGTAGGTGGAGCAGCCTATGGATTGCTTAAACCGATATTTGCTACTATTGAAGCTGTGGAGGAAGGAAAAGATGACAAACTTTATCACTGCTTTGCt GATGGAACTTGGAGCACTATAGAAAGGAGCTTCATGGTTGTCCGGGACTTAAAAGATGTTTGCTTTCTTTCTTACTTCTCGGTTATGGATGACCTGCGACAAAACGGACCTCCTAATAAATACTATGAAATCAG GCTGCTGTATCTTCCTGGTGCTTTTCTAGCCGCAGTTATTGGAATGTTAGTTGATGTGCCAGTAATATCATTTATTGCCCTATGCAAAGGACCTTACATGCTTTTCAAAGGGTGGCACAGATTGTTTCATGACCTCGTTGGTCGTGAAGGCCCTTTCTTGGAGACAATATGTGTACCTTTTGCAGGTCTTGCTATCCTTCTGTGGCCATTGGCTGTTGCTGGGGCTGTTTTGGCATCCATTTTAGCAAGTTATTTTCTCGGTGCATATGCTGGGGTTGTTGCTTATCAG GAATCTTCATTCAAATTTGGCCTTCGTTATGTTATTGCAGCTTTGGCCCTCTATGATGAATACAGCAATGATATTCTCGACATGCCAGAAGGAACCTGCTTCCCTAG GCCTCAGTACCGGAAAAATATGGATTCATCAGTAAGAGCTTCTGGCTCAGTTTCCGTTTCAAGACCTAACTCAATCCGAAGGGCTCCCTCTCGCTcatcttcaataaaaaataatattgttgagTTGAAATCACTTGAG CTGTTGGACGGTTTATTCAAGGAATGTTGGATTGTAGGAGAAAAAATGATTTCTGAAGGTCTAATTACCGGAAAAGACATAGAAGAAGCGAAATCTGGTAAAGGGAGTAATGTTATTAGTATTGGGTTGCCTGCATATTGCCTACTCCAAGGACTTTTGCGCTCCGCTAAAGTCAATTCCATGGGTATATTGATAA ATGATGATACTGAGCTAACTCTCTCAAACAGACCAAGGGAGAAATTTTTTGAATGGTTCCTGAATCCCCTTTTGATCATTAAAGATCAAATTAAAGCTGAAAATCTATCTGCCTCGGAAGAGGACTACCTCTGCAAATTAGTTCTCTTGAGTGGTGATGCAGAGAGATTGAAAATATCAGGTGTTGGCCCGGCTCCGGAATCTGAGGTCAAGCGTGCTGAAATTGAGGCATTGGCTAGAAG GCTGCAAGGACTCACCAAATCCATGACAAGGTTCCCGACCTTCAAGCGCCGTTTTGATGATCTTGTAAAGACATTATATGAAGATCATGCTGAGAAGCACGGACCGCCACAACCAACAATGAATCGATCAAAGAGTGCCTTTGGTCGGTTGATTAGTTTGAAATCTGTCAGGGGGGCAAGAACTTATGGATCTAGTCAAGGGTCACAACATATTGTACGAGATGAAGAAAATTCTTGA
- the LOC123889964 gene encoding LOW QUALITY PROTEIN: protein LOW PHOTOSYNTHETIC EFFICIENCY 1, chloroplastic-like (The sequence of the model RefSeq protein was modified relative to this genomic sequence to represent the inferred CDS: inserted 1 base in 1 codon; deleted 2 bases in 1 codon) — protein MIQTLNTLASKCSVPLSSSYVTDLNRRRKLKVGFVSVNVLHCTRSYYGSVVFSRHLNLYLRCGFFLGYPKYDAFLKHNNKSHVGDLVPPLVEENNDFVVEGVNTLMMNSSNSDRDEESYDEEKMNGGNDDGEEEGEKDVIDVRELGNSLQSVKTVKDVEEVLKDKGDLPLQVYSTIIRWFGKEKRVESAMVLFDWMKKRKIETNGSFAPNLFIYNCMLGVVKQCENFAEMEDILNEMAQDGISYNVATYNTLMAIYIEKAEGEKALDMFKEINRNGLTPSPVSYSQVIQAYRRMEDGNGALSFFIEFREKYKQGEIGKDDDGENWEKEFKKLERFTVRVCYQIMRCWLVSSENKSSNVLRFLINMDNAGIQLTRAELERLVWACTREDHYIVVKELYIRIREKYDKISLSVCNHTIWLLGKAKKWWAALEVYENLLDKGPQPNNLSHELVMSHFKFLLSAGKRRGFWKWCVKLLNKMEEKGLKPGSNEWNTVLIACSKASESLAAVQIFRRMVENGVKPTIISYGALLSALEKGKLYDEAFRVWDHMLKVGVKPNVYNYTIMASIYTAQGNFSRVDTIIKEMVTSGIEITTVTYNAIISSSARNGMSSAAYEWFHRMKVQNIAPNEVTYEMLIEALANDGKPRLAYELYXRARNEGLVLALKAYDAILKSAKTHGATIDVGFLGPPPTDKNTRVKVKKNLTEFYNLAHVPRRSKP, from the exons ATGATTCAAACTCTAAACACCTTAGCCTCTAAATGTTCTGTTCCTCTTAGTTCTTCTTATGTTACTGATTTGAACAGAAGAAGAAAACTTAAGGTAGGTTTTGTTTCTGTTAATGTTTTACATTGTACAAGAAGTTATTATGGGAGTGTTGTGTTTTCTAGAcacttaaatttatatttaagatgTGGGTTTTTCTTAGGTTATCCTAAATATGATGCATTTTTGAAACATAATAATAAGAGTCATGTTGGAGATTTGGTTCCACCTTTAGTTGAGGAGAATAATGATTTTGTTGTTGAGGGAGTAAACACTTTGATGATGAATTCTTCGAATTCAGATCGAGATGAGGAGAGTTATGATGAAGAGAAAATGAACGGCGGTAATGATGATGGCGAGGAAGAAGGTGAGAAAGATGTGATTGATGTTAGAGAACTTGGTAATAGCTTGCAGAGTGTTAAGACTGTGAAGGATGTGGAGGAGGTTCTTAAGGATAAGGGTGATTTGCCTCTTCAGGTTTATTCGACTATAATTCGATGGTTTGGTAAAGAAAAGAGAGTGGAATCTGCGATGGTTCTTTTTGATTGgatgaagaagaggaagatAGAGACTAATGGTTCTTTTGCGCCTAATcttttcatatataattgtatGTTAGGTGTAGTTAAGCAGTGTGAAAATTTTGCTGAAATGGAagatattttgaatgaaatggCTCAAGATGGTATTAGCTATAATGTTGCAACATATAATACCTTGATGGCGATTTATATTGAGAAAGCAGAAGGTGAAAAAGCTCTCGATATGTTCAAGGAAATCAATAGAAATGGCCTTACGCCGTCTCCGGTATCCTATTCTCAGGTAATACAGGCGTATCGGAGAATGGAAGATGGCAATGGAGCTCTGAGTTTCTTTATCGAGTttagagaaaaatataaacaagGTGAAATAGGAAAAGATGACGATGGTGAAAATTGGGAGAAAGAATTCAAAAAGCTCGAGAGGTTTACGGTCCGTGTTTGTTATCAGATAATGCGATGTTGGCTCGTCAGTTCTGAAAACAAGAGCAGCAATGTATTGAGGTTTCTTATTAATATGGATAATGCTGGGATTCAACTGACGCGTGCGGAACTTGAGCGACTTGTGTGGGCTTGTACTCGCGAAGATCACTACATTGTTGTGAAAGAGCTGTACATTCGGATACGAGAAAAATACGATAAGATCAGCTTGTCGGTCTGTAACCATACAATTTGGTTGTTGGGGAAAGCGAAAAAGTGGTGGGCAGCTTTGGAGGTATATGAAAATTTATTGGACAAAGGACCACAGCCGAATAACTTATCGCATGAACTCGTGATGTCTCACTTCAAATTTCTTCTTAGTGCCGGCAAGAGAAGGGGGTTTTGGAAATGGTGTGTAAAGTTGTTAAACAAGATGGAAGAGAAAGGCTTAAAACCTGGAAGTAATGAATGGAATACAGTTCTTATAGCCTGTTCTAAGGCTTCAGAAAGTTTAGCAGCTGTGCAAATATTTAGAAGAATGGTGGAAAATGGTGTAAAACCGACTATAATTTCGTATGGGGCTTTATTGAGTGCTCTTGAAAAGGGAAAACTCTACGATGAAGCCTTCCGTGTGTGGGACCATATGCTCAAGGTTGGTGTTAAACCAAATGTGTATAACTACACAATCATGGCTTCAATCTACACTGCACAAGGAAATTTTAGTAGAGTTGACACCATAATTAAGGAGATGGTAACGTCAGGAATTGAGATAACGACAGTGACGTACAACGCAATAATCAGCAGTTCTGCACGAAATGGTATGAGTAGTGCGGCGTACGAATGGTTTCACAGAATGAAAGTTCAGAACATCGCTCCCAATGAGGTAACTTATGAAATGCTGATTGAGGCACTTGCAAATGATGGAAAGCCAAGGCTTGCATATGAGTTAT TGAGAGCTCGGAATGAAGGCCTTGTTCTCGCTTTGAAAGCTTATGATGCGATCCTGAAATCCGCTAAGACTCACGGTGCCACCATTGATGTAGGTTTTTTAGGACCTCCTCCTACAGATAAAAATACTAGAgtgaaagttaaaaaaaat ttgactGAATTCTACAATCTGGCTCATGTTCCTAGGAGAAGTAAACCATGA